From the genome of Pelmatolapia mariae isolate MD_Pm_ZW linkage group LG12, Pm_UMD_F_2, whole genome shotgun sequence, one region includes:
- the ubac1 gene encoding ubiquitin-associated domain-containing protein 1 → MFVQEEKIFAGKVLKIHICTMDGTEWLEEVTEDTTVEKLKERCLKHCVHGSLEDPKTLTHHKLIHAATERVLSDTKTVADENLKDKDVLLLIKKRPPPTPPKTADVSSEDKKKQENKAPDKDAILKATASLATRHTDRTVTQHNIRDFQTELRKILVSLIEVAQKLLALNPDAVELFKKANAMLDEDEEDRVDETALQQLTEMGFPESRAIKALRLNHMSVTQAMEWLIEHVDDPSVDTPLPGQDSSGAAGATAAATPGPPASASASASGPNPHRSLSSQSSTDESNKQDELTEIFKRIRRKREFRPDSRAVIALMEMGFDEKEVIDALRVNNNQQDAACEWLLGDRKPSPEDLDKGIDTNSPLFQAILENPVVQLGLTNPKTLLAFEDMLENPLNSTQWMNDPETGPVMLQISRIFQTLNRT, encoded by the exons ATGTTCGTGCAGGAGGAAAAAATATTTGCCGGCAAAGTGCTGAAAATACACATCTGCACCATGGACGGCACGGAGTGGTTGGAGGAGGTCACGGAAGACACGACTGTTGAGAAACTAAAGGAGAGGTGCTTGAAACAT TGTGTACACGGAAGTCTAGAAGATCCCAAAACCCTTACACATCATAAACTTAttcatgctgctacagaaagaGTCCTCTCTGACACAAAAACTGTTGCTGATGAAAATCTCAAAGATAAAG ATGTTTTGCTGCTCATAAAGAAAAGACCGCCACCAACCCCTCCAAAGACGGCTGACGTTAGTTCAGAAGACAAG aagaaacaagaaaacaaagctCCAGATAAAGATGCTATTCTGAAAGCCACCGCCAGCCTAGCCACACGCCACACAGACCGTACTGTTACGCAACACAACATCAGAGAT TTTCAAACAGAGCTCAGAAAAATCCTGGTTTCTCTTATTGAAGTCGCACAGAAGCTTCTTGCCTTGAACCCTGATGCTGTCGAACTGTTCAAAAAGGCAAATG CAATGTTggatgaagatgaagaggatCGGGTGGATGAAACGGCCCTCCAGCAGCTCACTGAGATGGGTTTCCCTGAGAGCAGAGCAATCAAAGCTCTGAGACTGAACCA CATGTCAGTGACCCAGGCTATGGAGTGGCTGATTGAGCATGTAGATGACCCCTCTGTGGACACGCCACTACCAGGCCAGGACTCTTCTGGGGCAGCAGGAGCTACGGCAGCTGCCACCCCAGGCCCCCCTGCTTCAGCTTCTGCTTCAGCCTCTGGTCCTAACCCTCACCGCAGCCTATCCAGCCAGTCGAGCACAGACGAGAGCAACAAGCAGGATGAACTCACAGAGATCTTCAAGAGGATCCGCAGGAAAAGGGAGTTCAGGCCAGATTCAAGG GCAGTCATTGCATTGATGGAGATGGGCTTTGATGAAAAGGAGGTGATCGATGCTCTGAGAGTCAATAACAACCAACAGGATGCAGCG TGTGAGTGGCTGTTGGGAGACAGGAAACCTTCTCCAGAAGATCTGGACAAAGGCATCGACACCAACAGCCCACTGTTTCAAGCCATCCTGGAAAATCCAGTCGTCCAGCTGGGTTTAACTAATCCCAAAACTCTTCTAG cATTTGAAGACATGCTGGAGAATCCTCTGAACAGCACCCAGTGGATGAACGATCCCGAGACCGGCCCTGTCATGCTACAAATATCCAGGATCTTCCAGACCCTTAATCGCACATAG